The DNA sequence CGTAGCCGTGGGTCTTGGCCAGCGCCACGGCGGCTTCCACGCGCGAGGCGTCGTCGGTGGCCAGCTCGTAGGCGGCGTGCAGCTCGGGCAACGCCGCCGCGACCTGCCCCAGGGCCAACGCCTGGCCGTGGCGCAGCCGCAGGCGCGCCCGCAGTCGCGGCGGCGGCGGCTCCTCGACCGCGCGCCTGAGGTACCGCGCGGCCGTCGCGGACAGCCCGGACGCCCACGCGGCCTCGGCCGCCGCGCTCATCCGGTCGACCACCCACGGGTCGCCGGCGGCGTGCACGTCGAGCAGGTGCGCGGCGATCAGGTCGGGCGCGGCGCCCAGGTCGTGCAGGAGCCGGGCGGCGGCGAGGTGGGCGTCGCTGCGCCGTGACGGGTCCACGGCGTCGTACACCGCGCTGCGGATGATCGGGTGTTGGAAGTCGACGGTCGGACCGGGCGTGAGGATCGCCGCGCGGCACAGCCGGTCGTACTCGCGCTTCGCCGCGTCGGGGGTCAGCGAGGCGAGCCGGGCGGCGTGGTCGAGCGAGCCGCCCGGGCCGAGCACCGCGATGGCCTGCGCCAACCGGCGGGCGTCGGGGCCGAGCCCGTCGAGGCGTTCGTTGAGGTGCAGCACGACGTGGTGCGGTGTGAGCGTGCCGACCTCCTCGGCGTGGGACGCGGTGGGACTCAGGCCGCGTTCCCGGGCGACGTCCAGCATCCGTCGCAGGTAGAACGGGTTGCCGCCGCTGCGGTCGAGGAACGCCGCGCAGAACCGCTCGTCCGCGGCGCCGGGGGAGGGCAGGGCGCGGTCGATGAGCGCGCGCACGGCGTCGGACCCGAGCGCGCGCGGGCGCACGACCTCCGTGGCGCGCAACGCGATGCGGGCCAACGTCGCCGCGTGCCGTTCGTGGGGCCGGTGCGCCAGCAGCACCACGACCGGCAGCCCGGTGAGCCGCCCGCCGAGGAAGTCCAGCCACGCCAACGACTCGTCGTCGAGCCAGTGCGCGTCGTCGACCGCCAGCAACAGCCCTTCCTCCGCACGGCCACCGCCCACGAGGGAGGTCGCGTTCACGAGGAGCCAGTACAGCGCCTCGGTCAGGCCGATCATCGAGTCGGGGCCGCGCCGACCGGCCCGCGGCACGCCGAGCGGCACGCGCGCGAACTCCGCCGCGCCCGCGAACAGGGCCTGCCGCTCGCGGTCGGTGCGACCGGTGACCCAGCGCGTCAGCAAGGACCGGACCGCGCCGAACGCCATCGTCTGGTCCCGCTGGCTGCCCCGGGCCGCGAGCGGCACGACACCGCGCACGGCGGCTTCCGCGCACACCCGGGCGACGAGCTCGGACTTGCCGATCCCGGCGGGCCCTTCGACCACGACGGTGGCGCCTTCCCGCGCCCGGACCGCGTCCAGCACGGCCGAGCAACGGGCCAGGTCGTCGTCGCGGTCCAGGATGCCCGCGTCGGCGGCCGTGTGGCCGGGCAGGCGCAGCGCGTGCAGGACGCGCCGCACGTCCAGTGGCGCGTGTCCGCCGGCGCGCGCGGTCACCACGCACCCGTTGACGACCTTGGCCACGAACTCGGCCCGCGGCCGCCGTTTGCCCGACATCACCTCGGAGAACGTGGCGGCGGAGACACCGCTGCGCCGGGCCAGCACCCCGTCCGAGGGCGCGCCGACCACGCGTTGCAAGGTGCGCAGCTGCCGTCTCAGGTGCTCGTCGTGGGGTTCCGCCTCGACCATGTCCGCCCTCCCGCGGGCCGTCCGTCGTCCGGTCGGGGTAGCCGCCGACGGGGGATCCGTTCGGTTCTTCGACGTGGCCGGCGGCTCCGGCCGCCCCCGGCCCAGACTTCGCCACGACGCCCAGGATCCACCCAGCGAGCCGTTCCCGTGACCGATTGGCGAAGCCGCGGTGGCGACCGCGACCCGGTCGCCGCCCGGTTGCGCCCCTGACGCGGTGACTGCGCCCGGATGGCGCAGCACGGGGTGGGCGACCCCGTCGCGGTGGCAGGGACCGCGGCGGGGAACGGCCGGCCCCGCGCCACGGCCCGGTGGCGCGGGGCCGGTACCCGTGCCCGGCGGGAGCCGGTGGCCGCCCGCCGGGCGCGGGACCCGTGATGAAGCGGTTAAGCTGTTGCGGTGCAGCCGTTGCGTTGGGGTGTTCTCGGGGCCACGGCCCACATCGCCGGCAGGGTGCTGCCCGCGATCCACCGGACCGCGGGCAACGCGGTGGTGGCCGTGGCGAGCCGGGAGGGCAGGCGGGCGGCGGCCGAAGAGGTGGCGCGGCCGTTCGGGGCACGCGTGCACGACGGGTACGACGCCCTGCTGGCGGACCCGGACGTCGACGCCGTGTACATCGCCCTGCCCAACACGCAGCACGTGCCGTGGACGTTGCGCGCGTTGGACGTGGGCAAGCACGTACTGGTGGAGAAGCCGATGGCGCTGTCCGAAGAGGACTGCGTGCGCGTCGAACGCGCCGCCGCCGACCTCGTGGTCGTGGAGGCGTACATGTACCGCTTCCACCCGCAGCAGCGGCGTGCCGCCGCACTGCTGGCCTCCGGTGAGATCGGCGAACTGCGGGTGGTGCGGTCGGCGTTCGCGTACCCGACCGCCGCGGCGGGCAAC is a window from the Saccharothrix saharensis genome containing:
- a CDS encoding ATP-binding protein — its product is MVEAEPHDEHLRRQLRTLQRVVGAPSDGVLARRSGVSAATFSEVMSGKRRPRAEFVAKVVNGCVVTARAGGHAPLDVRRVLHALRLPGHTAADAGILDRDDDLARCSAVLDAVRAREGATVVVEGPAGIGKSELVARVCAEAAVRGVVPLAARGSQRDQTMAFGAVRSLLTRWVTGRTDRERQALFAGAAEFARVPLGVPRAGRRGPDSMIGLTEALYWLLVNATSLVGGGRAEEGLLLAVDDAHWLDDESLAWLDFLGGRLTGLPVVVLLAHRPHERHAATLARIALRATEVVRPRALGSDAVRALIDRALPSPGAADERFCAAFLDRSGGNPFYLRRMLDVARERGLSPTASHAEEVGTLTPHHVVLHLNERLDGLGPDARRLAQAIAVLGPGGSLDHAARLASLTPDAAKREYDRLCRAAILTPGPTVDFQHPIIRSAVYDAVDPSRRSDAHLAAARLLHDLGAAPDLIAAHLLDVHAAGDPWVVDRMSAAAEAAWASGLSATAARYLRRAVEEPPPPRLRARLRLRHGQALALGQVAAALPELHAAYELATDDASRVEAAVALAKTHGYAHQLGRGVRLLDTAIDRCAEEGPRQRALAEQLLWAAWWADDPLRADRMRLLDRIAPPLSGGTYVERLLITLHAWSLVLRGRPRTESLAAIRRVTASGVVFADVDKGMEVATITAFTLQYSGEPAVARELFDRAVEEFERDGWRGAHLAFAHANRGRSALECGRVTDAVADAGIALRLARRSGAGTPAEWFATGTLVEALLARGDVARAGVVGRRGDYLDGRPDAVILPEPGIAIGALLRAEGHHGRAVGVLRDVGRRLDAAPVTNPAVFPWRGELALALRPSAPAEAREVADTARQQADRSGDPVARGQALRVLAAVTDDPEPLVESVRLLCDGPNRGHYLRSLADLGRARLRSGHTADARRTLTEALSLADECGALALREVIARHLAATGVTPAAPPRGNALPPHLARVARLTADGRSEAEIAHGMVLTLDEVRTLVREAHTRLATTTRAELRSALPR